A stretch of DNA from Candidatus Micrarchaeota archaeon:
CTAGGCATCGACCCTTCATCTCTGGCCAATGGCGCAGCAATAGGCACCGCTTGCATATACGGGGTAAAGGAGTACAAGGACAGGAGGGGGTTCCTGTCGGATTCGGACAGGCACCTGGCCGATTACGGGAAATACCGCAAATCCAGGTACGGCTTCATGCTTGAGAAGGCCAGAAAATTCAGGAAGCCAATTAGGCTGAAGGGAATGCTCAACTTCTTCGATTTTGATTACGGCAAACGCAATAAATAGCTTGCCAGCACATATTCAACGGGATTGAATGGCCGTGAACATAGATCTCGCGTATCTCATGCAGCCGCTTGTGATCACAATAGCTTCCTTGCTGCTCGTCATATACTGCTATTACAAGAGGACCCTGACAAAATGGGTTTTCCTGTATTCCTTCATAGCATACTTCCTGGCGATAGCGGTTAAGGCCGTATTCCAGCACTTCACGATACCTCTTTTGGCATCTACCGGCAACCTCTACTACGAGGGCCTGTACTTCGGGCTCCAGACTGTCATACTGGAGATAGGCCTTGCGTACGTGTTCGCAAAATATGCCATATCAAAGAAGCAGATGTCCATGAAGAACGCCAGCGGGTACGGCATAGGCCTAGCATTCTGGGAGAACGGCGTGCTTCTCGGTATCATATCCATGCTAAACATACTGGTGATATATTCCACCATAGCTTCCGGGGGTCCGGCATCAGCCGCGCTCTACAACGGGCTGCTTCAGACGCAGCCCGGGCTGTTCCTGCCGGCTTCAAGGGCATTTGTCATCATTGCCCTTGGCACGCTTGAGCGTGCATCATCCTTCATCCTCCACTTCGCCTGGGGCTACATCGTGCTCCTTGCGGCATTCTACAGGAAAAGGATGTATCTTGCTGTTGCATTGCCTATGGGGCTCGTGGACTTCATAGTGGTATTCGTAAACGTGATAGGCACGGTAAAGTTCGAGCTGATACTCTTCGGGATAGCGATGGCGAGCCTTGCCATTGCGCTGTACATAGGGAGCAGGAAGGGCAGGTAAGCGTAACGCCGCTTGGATTTTTCCCTTGCCGGAGCTAAATTTAAATAGGTTCGCATCCAACTCTCAAAGATGAACAGGCACGCCGACCTAGTAATGGCAGCGGTTCTGCTTATTTTGGTAATCAGCATACTGCTCAACATGCCTGCAAAGGGGCCCTTGGCAAGGGCAAACAACCCCGCATTCATGCCTGGCAACTCATCCATCACAATCAACATAACCCAGTCGGGCAACGGCTATTACGTGTCAAACATAACTTCCATAAGCCCATTCATTGTAACGCTCAACGGCTCGGCTTTCAGGGGGTACGTAAGCTACAT
This window harbors:
- a CDS encoding YhfC family intramembrane metalloprotease → MAVNIDLAYLMQPLVITIASLLLVIYCYYKRTLTKWVFLYSFIAYFLAIAVKAVFQHFTIPLLASTGNLYYEGLYFGLQTVILEIGLAYVFAKYAISKKQMSMKNASGYGIGLAFWENGVLLGIISMLNILVIYSTIASGGPASAALYNGLLQTQPGLFLPASRAFVIIALGTLERASSFILHFAWGYIVLLAAFYRKRMYLAVALPMGLVDFIVVFVNVIGTVKFELILFGIAMASLAIALYIGSRKGR
- a CDS encoding ASCH domain-containing protein, with the translated sequence MKCLSLMQPYAELVVTGRKTIELRSWNTKFRGRFIVHASKKTDIEACRNLGIDPSSLANGAAIGTACIYGVKEYKDRRGFLSDSDRHLADYGKYRKSRYGFMLEKARKFRKPIRLKGMLNFFDFDYGKRNK